The Notamacropus eugenii isolate mMacEug1 chromosome 4, mMacEug1.pri_v2, whole genome shotgun sequence DNA window GGAAAATCTTTTCACAAGGAAAACTTCAATGCTTCTGAAGGTGGAGATAAAGACCCAAGGCTTGATATATTCCAATCAGTTCAATTAAACAAGGCCTTACTTTATGCCTTAGTTAGGGATATAGACACTGTATTAGGCTCCAGTGAtacaaatttgattcaattcaattgagcaagtatttattaagcgcctgTATGACAACCACCAAACAATGCTTCctgtctcaaggaacttatatcctGTTGGAAAGAAACAACATCTACTTagataattcaattaaaaaatgttcagaataaatacaaagcaatttcaggTGAAGGGGCAACGTAACaatggttttgtgtgtgtgtttgtcctttgttactgaagaagaccatgccatcagagaaatgatgacatgacttgcacttgactttgttttgagtgagggagagctgtgcaggtcaccagcctcacttctcctccagagtcatctggatccagtgaccagatattcatcaggatgactagagaagaCCCAGGTTGAGGTAactggggataagtgacttgcccaaggtcacacagctagtgagtgtcaaatgtctggggtgtgatttgaactcaggtcctcctgactcctgcactggtgctctatccactgcaccacctagttgccccacatAACAACGgaaagaatcaagaaaggcttcttataaaagATAGTACTTGAACTGGACCTTGAGCTTGATGTCCTCAAATGatttctgaaaagtatatatcaatatgcatatatatacatacatacatacacacatacatatatactatgttgtacatgtgtgtacatacatgtatacacacacatatataaaatagtaGATGTACACGTATAGagtgtatatgtctgtatgttgTACATCTGTACGTATTTCCctccaaaaatgaaataaaccttTCTCTGGTACTATAGTGCAAAATATAGGGGGGAAAACACCATTCATCTTCTGAACTACTGCTGGTAACAAATATAAACTTCCTTCCCATTACCACTTCCATGATCTTAAGTCATGAACCAAGGGGCAAATTTCTAGAGACAGATATCTTCATGCCTTTGGTCCTGACTTTGCCCCTAAATCTGCCAAATAGTACTGACCAGTAATAAGAAGCCTAATTTATGGCTATAAGcatgcttttcttctaatcttcttCATTACTCTGTTTCATTCCCTGGCTTCTCTTGCTCCTTCTAACTCTTAAGAGGAGACATTGCTCAAGTCTTTGTCtttgatctttttcttctctatctttcaacagaggaaagggagctaggtggctcagcagAAGAGTGTTggaagaactaagttcagatttgacctcagacacttactgtgcaAGTCCCCTAACATCTTTCTGTCTCAGATTGGTCAGCTGTAAAAAGGGGActtaatggcacctacctcacaaacttgttgtgaggatcaaatgagatactgtcttgaaagtgcttagcacaataacAAGCCCAAAACCagcatttaatatatgtttattctcttctctttgccCTTTCTTCCCTCAACAGTCTTCCTTGATTATTGCATCCACTCCCATGGCTTAAATTCCCATCTCCAAGTGAAAGACTTGCCGAATCTACGCTTCCAAATTTGACTTCTTCAGCTACCCACTAGACATTACTATCTGTTAAATCCCTCAAATACTTTATAATCTTTCCAACTTGACTCCCccatatgtttattttttaaaaaatttatttctattaatgATAGTATTATTCTCCCAGTTAATCCATGCTCAAACCTTCAAATCATCAGTGATTTCTCCTTTGCACCCAATTAACTGCCAGATTCTTTTGATCCCATTTATCCTATATGTCTTGattccattcttttcattatcATCCAAATTCAGGACCTCACTAACTGTTAATTGGCctatttcaatagctttcttactGGTCTCTAAGTCTCCAGTCATTTTCCCCTCCAgtccatcttatttttcccttttcctgggTCATACTTATGGtttcattgatgaggaaactccctctattaatAAAGAGAGGCATCTGCTCTGTAATTTAAAGTCTTTGAGTTGACTGAGGCATTGAGAGATGAAGTGtgttgcccatggtcacacagtcatGGTCACGCAAGCCAACTCTTTCCAACTTCAAAGTCAGCTTTCTGTATAATATGACATGTTACTGCTCATACCTTTTATATAACATAGTTAAATTAATCTTCCCAAAGATGAGTTCTGTCATATCAGTTCCCTATTAAAAATTCTTCAATGATTCTCCACTACCTATCAAATAAAGCTCATATGTCttaatttggcattcaaagaccttaaCAATTTGGATAAAACCTATTTTTCTAGTCTTATCTCCTATTACTCTTCTGCATACTCTGGCCAAACTGAactatttaaatacataaatatttttttctgtcttcattgaTTTGCTAACATTCTCTGGAATATTCTACCCTCCAATCTACTTGTAAGAATTCTCCTTATCCTTTAAAGTCCAGTTTAGATGCTTCTCCCTTCATAACACCCTTAAGAAGCTGCCCATCCCCTCAAATTGTCATCccctatcttttctctttcaaatgGTATTAGCAAAGAGACTTAAGACTTGCTACCCCAACTTCCTCACCACCCCACTTACTAATTCCTTGCTACTTGGTTTTCAAACCCACATTTCAACTGAAACCACTTTCACCAAAGCTAAATTAGTCATTAAATTCAGtagtcttttctcaattctcactCTCATTAACCTATCTGCAGCTTTTGACAGagcattttcttctcccttggcTTCACATGACATTGTTCTTTCCTGGCCCTTGACTCTTTTGCTAGACCATAATTCACCTTGTTGGCATGGTTATTAACTAAAGTTTTCTTTTGagccccttcttctctctctctccctttgctATCCTGAAGATGTCCTTAATTTCCATAGGTTCAATCagcatttctatgcagatgattcccaaatgtATATGTGCAGCCCTAATGTCTCTCTTGGATAGCTGGGTAGGagtagtggataaagaactggacctggaatcaggaagacctgagttcaaatccagcttctgacatttattaactgtgtgacccatgacaagtcatttaacactgttttcctaagtttcctcatctgtaaaatgatctggaaaaggaaatgccaaaccattccagtatcttagTCAAGAatacctcaaatggggtcacaaatagtcagacatgactgaacgacAAACAATAACCTCTTTCTCATAAGCTCCAACTATACCATCACCTCAATTGCGAGATATTTCCTTCTAAATGTTCCATAGCTTCTCAAATTCAGTATGTTCAAATCAGAATGTGTTTGCCCCTCTAAAACTgcccttttccaaacttccttgCTGCTGCTGAAGGAATTCTTGTGCTATCTCCCCAGTCACTCAAATTTGTAAACTTGAAGTCatacttaacttttttctttctacccCATCTCTCTCATCCAACCCTGAATCTGAATGGCCTTCAAGTCTTGGTGGCTCTACCTCCACAAGAACTCTCACATCTTTCACTTACAGCCATCCCCCTGCTTCAGATATCATTATTTCTTGCCTGGACTAACAGAAtagttgtttttattctttcctcactccaatccatcctttaaaGAGAAGCCAAAAGAATTTTCCACAGACATGGGTTTGAAAACCTTCATTGACTCCACATTGCTTAtaggataaaattaaaagttCATTAGTCTGAACTACAAGGTCCTTAACAATTTGCATACCAAGGCAAGTCAGCaatcctttattaagcacctaccatgtgccaggcactatgttaagcaaggagagataaaaagaaaggccaaaaatggctcctctcaaggaactcacaatctcatggaacagaaaataagaaaattactaTGTACAAAccaaactctctccctctctctcttccactcccttctattttcccggctttatttatttcatattactccccttcagACACTACACTCTTGGCAAACAGGATGACCAGACATTCCCTGTTTTTGCACATTCACAGAAGTAATGCTTGCAAGAACCCTCATCTTCTTTCATCTCTCAAGGCTCAGTTTTGGTGCCACCctttccatgaagctttccatGATTTTCCCAGCTGTTAATGTTCTCTTCTCTCAACTATCCTTATTCAACATATATAGAACCTTGAGATGTAGGAATTACTATGTTTCTGCTTATTTCCAGTACCTAATATAGTGCCCTGAACAGTAGACACTTACTAAAACTTTGCTAAATTAATCAGATAAAGCCTTTCTGATCTCTTCAGATAGTCACTTTAATTCCCTAAGGTACTAGTCATGTAagaccatatatatatacatatatatgtataattcatAATTGATGTACATGAgtattattatatcatttaagCATAGTTGAGTATATGTCTTTTTCCCCCTACTTGAGGCaggaacctttttttaaaaatgcatctttatATCTCTCTCTAAGCCTCCTATGCTGTAGGCACTCAATCTATaatatctgttgaatgaatgtgaagtattataaatattatcatgttctgaaaatagaaaaaggaggCTCATGAAATGTATTTAATGAGGTTAAATTACTTGGTCTATGTCATTCATAGGATAGCAAAGAATCACAGACAGTAAGtacatcatttcattttcttagttTTGGGAATAGGAAAACACATGACTTGACCTCAGTCTCTAAAAAGGACTACTAAATTGGCTCCAACATTTCTgctttttcctttgtgttattGTTATTGAAACAATCTCAATTTTAATGACGATTTGTTCAAGTTTTATTCTAACACATATGACAAAAGAAAGTGggaatattttattctagaagatACTACTCAACCAGACAATTTCAGTAGGGAAAACATGGAAGACAGccgttttctcttcttttcatatATTGGAAATTAGTTAATGAGCAGaagtatatttataaaatagttGTCCCTACTgtatataaggggaaaaaaaacacttcCAAATAAATGGAGTTCTCATTCCAAGAGGTATTCAAGTAGCAGTTGGATTAACATTTATTAGGAATGCTATGAAAAGGTTCCTAAGAAGGGGTAGATGGACTGGACTCAAAGCTCTCTGAGGTGTCTTTAATTTTAACTATCCACTTTTTCAACATCCAGTAAACAGGTATGCCTTTTTTTGTTTCAGAAAAGAATTAAGGTGAAAGGTTCATACCTCTTTAAAATAAGTCTATGAAGGGATGGAAGCAACATCTAATCATTAGCAACTTAAGCTTTAACTTCAAATAGCCACACACATCTCTTCAATCAATTTATGCTTTTAATATTAATACTCAATTGCATTGCATTTCTGCACATCATGAAGTTCCGTTGGATAATATTTTTATGATAATTCCTTAAGAATTACAAATTCTAAACTGCAGAGAAAATATAACTTTAAgactaaaagtaaaaataatatgttATGGAATAAGAATTGTATTTTGTATACAAGTTGCTCTTCTAAAATACTTtctttgtaaatgaaaaaaaaatacctttcttGTCAATAAAGTTTAATGCTGTTTGGAATGCATTAACACTCTACCAGATGCTCAGAATCAAACAACTTAATAGGCATAAACTTTTCTCAAATAATTGCAAAGCTCCAATTTAGCTTTTTTGCATACCTTGCATAGTTAATTACCTAAGCCTTAATGTTTACATGCAACGAGAGTATCTACAGCTATAAACTACATAATTCATAATTGATGTAAATGGGTGTTATTATGTCAATTAAGCAGCTGTGTCCTCCACCTCTCAGTAAACAGAAATGAGTGATAAACAGAGTTTGGAGAGAGGTACCCTTTTCTCTTCATAACAgataaatataaattacctaggtAGACCAAGCTGTCCAATTGTTCTCTGGTGAACAGGATGTTAAAATCaggttctttcttttgacctgttGACTGTAGCAAATGGTCAATTTCATCACGCAACACTGCAACAGCTTCTGGGTGCTGCAGAAGGTAATACACTGTCCAGAATGCAACTGGAATCGTGTTTGCCACAGAGGCCCACAGAAAGGCAAGATGATGTGCTGGGAGAAAATAAGTGAAAAGGAAGATTAATAGCGTTTATTACACTGATTAGATTTGCAGTGTGCTAATTAAAAGATGTTAGGACACAGACCCAGCCAAGGATCAGTGAATGCTAATGAGGACCAATAGGCTTCTGAAGTCTAATTTTCTGCTTAATGAGAAtagtttaaaatgtaatgttgGGTGGGGGGgttaagggggaagggaaaggaaagggtaaAGGGAGTAAATGCAGCTCAGTTATAATCTTTCTCATTATCACCGTTAAGTATCTTGTTTTACCacctcagcaaaaaaaaaaaaaaatcaattatcaTAGACGGTTGTTTCAGAGTGAAACATTTTATCATTAGCCAATTAGAAAGAGCATAAAAAATTTCAAGGTCGccattttgtcttttaatttcaaaGGTCTacagtaaattattttattttgacatgCAATCACTCACAAGTTTCTTACCTCCTTTTTCATGATCCTGAAGCCCTGTACATTTGTCAAGAAGAATTGTTCTGCCTCTAATAATTTCTGATACTTCTTGCATTTTGGAGATGCGCTCTGGTGACAAATTTTGTATCAACTTTTTCCGAATATTCTTAGCAGCTCTTCGTGACAAGGTTGGTAAAGGTGACAAAAAGGTGAAGAGTTCGCCATCAAACTTGACAAAATCCTCTCTTAATTCACTGATAACTTCAGTTGAATTTCTGCCAGGATCCTTCCCATATAAGATTAAATATGTGGCGTCAAATATTATTGATGTACAAAACTTGTGCAAGTGATTTGTTTCCCAATTTTTGGCTTGTAAAAGTTGCTCTTTCATGATTTGCTTTAGATTCTGCATTAGATTATCACTATACAAGTCTAAATATTTGCTTTGTAGAAATTTGTAGGATTCTTTCATTGTTTGCATCATGTTTGGTATCTCAGTTGGTAGCAAGAAAATTTTATTTGcaaattcatttgaaaacttGGCAAATTTAAATTGTTTGTGGTTTTTTAACACCAGTGGGTATTGAAATGGATCCAGTATAAAAGTACAGTAATTTCCtaaaagaaatagataatttaATAAGAATCCTTGAAGGTAGCAACAGAGCTATAttaaaggaaactagaaattttagcttaATTTTTCTTGAAACCAGAAAGAATTCagtatcataaaaatgaaaacatgcaTTTCTTAACAATaaatttcaaagttttctttaaaaattaaaaggaaactaTCCTATAagcaaaatagaggaaaatatcctacaacaaaatagaaaaagaaagaatggttTAGTATAACAATTTgatcataacttaaaaaaaaaatgatatgtgGAATAAtgttgttcattttttcctctatgacTAGTCCTTTCCCCTTAaacttctctttatttctttttttaaattgctggGAAAAAAATATGGTGAAGTGTGAAAAGTTATCTAGCAGACCTCAGACACAGGAATACCTtgattcaaattttgcctctaacATACACTGACTGTATGATCCTGAGTAAATCACCCAATTTCTAAATGTCCCAGGCAATTCCCTTAAACTATAAACTGCAGAACAATTTCACATTTGTGCTATTACAAGGAGCTCTTTgttccagtgaaatcataggtctggctGAAAAACACAAACATTTTGATAATAGCAGCTTGAATTTCTATAGCACgttgaggtttgcaaaacacaactattatctcattttatcctcacaacaaccctagtgGGTAGGTGTCATTTATTGCCATTCTAATGTGGTGGAAACTtagaaaaaagaagttaaatgacttgcccagggtcacacagcttctaagtgtctgaggccacatttgaactcatgtctccaCTGTACCACTGTCTATTCTGTTGAACAACTGACTAAGATGAGGACATGTAGTTAAAATatttaacttcagctgaaacgATTCGAAAGACAAAAtagggtttatttatttatttttagtaaagAACACTCTATTTTCCCCTCTCTGCTAATGATAGGATTCTGACAACAATCTACATAAAAGAACCATAGTAAGTTGGATGAGATTTAAGATATTtactataatttcttcattttagaatTAAGGAAACTTAAGTCTTTAATTGAGTTTAGAGGaactgtccatggtcacatatcCAGTAAAAACTAGAACAcaggtttcctgattcccatTATGAAGTCCATTTCATCAAGGTGTGTtgtttcttcatgtgaaataaattCTCAAGGTACTTTTTGGTTGTGAATAACTATTAGTGAATAGGTATTATTCAATAATGGGAGCTATTCAGACATTTTCTTATCCAGAGATATTTTACCAGGACAATAAAAATCTGGGTGCTCATGtaggagttcttttttttaaaaaaaccattattattcatttattttaacattccttttaaaattgaattccaaattctctcccatcccaTTCATAGTCACTATGAAGGTAAGCAAAttgatatccattatacatgtgaaatcaagcaaaacatatttccatactagcaatatagcaaagagaaagaaagaaaaaaggaaagaaggaagaaaataataacaagaaaattactcttcaatttgcactcagttcatcaagtctctctctggaggtgaataccatttttaaaaaatcctaagtCCATTGAAATTGTCTTGCATTACTGCAGAGCAGATAAGTCTTATTTTGATCATCATCACAACAgtgctgttactatgcacaatgatctccctgttcttcttatttcattttgcttcagCTTCTATAAGGTttgccatgtttttttctaaaactacCCCTCCCATTagttcttatagtacagtagtactccatcatCATTATACGCTACCCCTTGTTCATCCACTCCCCAACTCATGaacatcccctaaatttccaattctttgccaccacaacacAGAATGTCTATcaatatttatgtacacataggtcctttccctttccctttgttaTCTTTGtgctacagacctagtagtgatactACTGGGTTAAAGAGTATACATAGTTTGAGAGCCTCTTGGGCATGGTTCCctattgttctccagaatgacgggaccagttctcaattccactaaTTTGTTAGTGTGCCTCTTTTCCTTCATCCCTTCTAGCAATGTCATTTCTGATTTGTTACCCTTAGTCATAACCCTATCACTTTCGCAGTATGAAATATAGTGTTAAAGACCTATGGTCCTTCAACATAGTAGCTGCTAGGTCTTATATAATCCTTGTTTTAGTTCCATGACATTTATATTACTTTTTTCTTGTTGGTTTCAATAGTCTCTCCTTAACCcaggagctttgaaacttggctatgctACTCCCTATGTTTTtatcctgggatctctttcaggtggtgattagtgattttttttttctatttctactttgtcttCTTGTTGTagaacttcaggacaatttttccTGATAGTTTCTTGTAATACtgtattaaaattctttttttttatcgtAATTTTTGGGTAGTCtgactattcttatattatttctcctcaatctgttctccaggtcagttgtttttctgatgagatattttattttctcttctattttttcattcttttgattttgcccTATGATTTTGTTCTGTCTtagaatgtcattagcttccctttgcccaattctggtgttcaaggaattattttcttccttaggtttttgattttctgtttcaagttacttgattttctttccataattttcttgattttcttggattgctctttttttttttctaatttttcctcagtctctcttatttGAACTCCTTTTTTATGTTCTTCTAAGAACTCTTTTTGCTTGGGATCACTTGAtgtttctcattggaaaaagaggcctatttttctctgtttctcctt harbors:
- the CYP7B1 gene encoding cytochrome P450 7B1 isoform X1; this translates as MGPSWLQWLLKHLLCLPGLAIATVLLLLALGVTGRRRRNPVRNTAFDRMTERGGRPGEPPLINGLIPFFGVSYKIAKNSFKSIQDYQKKYGDIFTLQINGNYCTFILDPFQYPLVLKNHKQFKFAKFSNEFANKIFLLPTEIPNMMQTMKESYKFLQSKYLDLYSDNLMQNLKQIMKEQLLQAKNWETNHLHKFCTSIIFDATYLILYGKDPGRNSTEVISELREDFVKFDGELFTFLSPLPTLSRRAAKNIRKKLIQNLSPERISKMQEVSEIIRGRTILLDKCTGLQDHEKGAHHLAFLWASVANTIPVAFWTVYYLLQHPEAVAVLRDEIDHLLQSTGQKKEPDFNILFTREQLDSLVYLESIINETLRMASISCNIRANEEDITLIVGNEEVNLRKGDTTVIYPPFLHYDPEIFEQPEEFKFDRFVEDGKKKTTFFKRGQELPYFLIPFGSGISKCPGRFLAMVEIKQFLILLFMYFDMELIEDKPQQFDYSRILFGIQCPQSDVCFRYKLRC
- the CYP7B1 gene encoding cytochrome P450 7B1 isoform X3; the encoded protein is MTERGGRPGEPPLINGLIPFFGVSYKIAKNSFKSIQDYQKKYGDIFTLQINGNYCTFILDPFQYPLVLKNHKQFKFAKFSNEFANKIFLLPTEIPNMMQTMKESYKFLQSKYLDLYSDNLMQNLKQIMKEQLLQAKNWETNHLHKFCTSIIFDATYLILYGKDPGRNSTEVISELREDFVKFDGELFTFLSPLPTLSRRAAKNIRKKLIQNLSPERISKMQEVSEIIRGRTILLDKCTGLQDHEKGAHHLAFLWASVANTIPVAFWTVYYLLQHPEAVAVLRDEIDHLLQSTGQKKEPDFNILFTREQLDSLVYLESIINETLRMASISCNIRANEEDITLIVGNEEVNLRKGDTTVIYPPFLHYDPEIFEQPEEFKFDRFVEDGKKKTTFFKRGQELPYFLIPFGSGISKCPGRFLAMVEIKQFLILLFMYFDMELIEDKPQQFDYSRILFGIQCPQSDVCFRYKLRC
- the CYP7B1 gene encoding cytochrome P450 7B1 isoform X2 codes for the protein MGPSWLQWLLKHLLCLPGLAIATVLLLLALGVTGRRRRRPGEPPLINGLIPFFGVSYKIAKNSFKSIQDYQKKYGDIFTLQINGNYCTFILDPFQYPLVLKNHKQFKFAKFSNEFANKIFLLPTEIPNMMQTMKESYKFLQSKYLDLYSDNLMQNLKQIMKEQLLQAKNWETNHLHKFCTSIIFDATYLILYGKDPGRNSTEVISELREDFVKFDGELFTFLSPLPTLSRRAAKNIRKKLIQNLSPERISKMQEVSEIIRGRTILLDKCTGLQDHEKGAHHLAFLWASVANTIPVAFWTVYYLLQHPEAVAVLRDEIDHLLQSTGQKKEPDFNILFTREQLDSLVYLESIINETLRMASISCNIRANEEDITLIVGNEEVNLRKGDTTVIYPPFLHYDPEIFEQPEEFKFDRFVEDGKKKTTFFKRGQELPYFLIPFGSGISKCPGRFLAMVEIKQFLILLFMYFDMELIEDKPQQFDYSRILFGIQCPQSDVCFRYKLRC